The following are from one region of the Carnobacterium gallinarum DSM 4847 genome:
- a CDS encoding helix-turn-helix domain-containing protein codes for MHSFLSKTDIRKLLLITTIEENFQQKVSIADIKKRMDVSEFILFSTFEELKQDIESYQLSDDIHIEKSNQTFKLKKNISFSTEVLKNIYVKNSLGFQIIQDVFEETFTNSSEYAKLFYTSRTKVYNKVNQLKATLEELGIKLSSRFKLAGDEVAIRVYMSNLYTYVYGNDYYPFSTNFKKQVLHFVKNVEEKTGIYLTQASKIKLLYFVSICQIRTENKKNIKIKPMMERYSEDKYLNKIIKEAHHLSFNEKINQYDADLLVQFIKGLNEFPLVVEQMEPDLFTKFFITEFQTYFGEIEDESLSEDLTNGLMKIHYPILTFKRMQTELDVLVQARFVEENYPEVLEFCHYLIAKAAKSKKLQLVTQNDIHLLNRYLFLLINLLPTSFFSIPIKVCIDFTLGENYNNFIYRNIQTFDFINIEISNQLTDDIDILLCDYTLNDMRDKLKVIVWSAPPTAGDWAVFGKCIAKARNDKLLKKGEVARVLS; via the coding sequence ATGCATAGTTTTTTATCTAAGACAGATATTCGCAAACTACTTTTGATAACTACGATTGAAGAGAATTTTCAACAAAAAGTGTCCATTGCAGATATAAAAAAACGAATGGATGTATCGGAGTTTATCCTATTTAGTACATTTGAAGAGTTAAAGCAAGATATTGAAAGTTATCAGTTAAGTGATGACATCCATATTGAGAAGTCCAATCAAACATTTAAACTTAAAAAAAATATCAGTTTTTCAACAGAAGTTTTAAAAAATATTTATGTGAAAAATTCACTTGGCTTCCAAATTATTCAAGATGTTTTTGAAGAAACTTTTACAAACTCATCAGAGTATGCCAAGCTTTTTTATACAAGTCGGACAAAGGTTTACAACAAGGTAAATCAATTGAAAGCAACTCTGGAAGAATTAGGCATTAAACTTTCCTCTCGTTTTAAGCTAGCAGGAGATGAAGTAGCAATTCGAGTTTATATGAGTAATCTTTACACATATGTTTATGGGAACGATTATTATCCATTTTCGACAAATTTTAAAAAACAAGTGCTACATTTTGTTAAAAATGTTGAAGAAAAAACAGGGATTTATTTAACACAAGCAAGTAAAATTAAGTTGCTTTATTTTGTAAGTATCTGTCAAATTAGAACTGAAAATAAAAAAAACATTAAAATAAAACCAATGATGGAAAGATATTCTGAAGATAAGTACTTAAATAAAATAATTAAGGAAGCTCATCACCTTTCATTTAATGAAAAAATTAATCAGTATGATGCTGACTTACTGGTCCAATTTATTAAGGGCTTAAATGAATTTCCATTAGTTGTTGAGCAAATGGAACCAGATTTATTTACAAAATTTTTTATAACAGAATTTCAAACCTATTTTGGTGAAATAGAAGATGAGTCTTTGAGCGAGGACTTAACGAATGGCTTAATGAAAATTCATTATCCTATTTTAACGTTTAAACGTATGCAAACTGAATTAGATGTTCTTGTCCAAGCTAGGTTTGTCGAAGAAAATTATCCAGAAGTATTAGAGTTTTGTCATTACTTAATTGCAAAAGCAGCCAAATCTAAGAAACTACAGTTAGTTACACAAAATGATATTCATTTATTAAATCGATATCTATTTTTACTAATTAATTTGCTGCCGACATCCTTTTTCTCGATTCCGATTAAAGTGTGTATTGATTTTACGCTAGGTGAGAATTACAACAATTTTATTTATCGGAATATCCAAACATTCGACTTTATCAATATTGAAATTAGTAATCAGTTAACAGATGATATTGACATTTTGCTTTGTGATTACACCTTAAATGATATGCGCGATAAGTTAAAAGTGATTGTTTGGAGTGCACCGCCAACAGCGGGAGACTGGGCAGTTTTTGGAAAATGTATTGCAAAGGCTAGAAATGATAAACTATTAAAAAAAGGAGAGGTAGCTCGTGTTTTATCCTAA